One window from the genome of Cyprinus carpio isolate SPL01 chromosome B1, ASM1834038v1, whole genome shotgun sequence encodes:
- the LOC109046546 gene encoding methylsterol monooxygenase 1: MEVNGTANILSSAYLAVEFVDSFLPENPLQEPLKHAWNYMLQNYSKFQIATWGSLIVHELIYFLFCLPGFIFQFLPFMQKYKIQPDKPETWEKQWKCFKMLLFNHFCIQLPLICGTYYFTEFFSIPYDWDSMPRWPFILAQCFGCAVIEDTWHYFLHRALHHRRIYKYIHKVHHDFTAPFGMQAEYAHPAETLILGAGFFIGIMVFCNHMVLLWAWVAFRLLETIDVHSGYDIPLNPLHLIPFYAGARFHDFHHMNFVGNYGSTFTWWDRLFNTDSQYKKHYSLHKAVKSD; the protein is encoded by the exons ATGGAGGTGAACGGCACAGCCAACATTCTGTCTTCAGCGTATCTGGCGGTGGAGTTTGTGGATTCATTTCTTCCAGAAAATCCACTACAGGAACCTCTGAAGCATGCATGGAATTACATGCTGCAGAACTATAGCAAATTCCAGATCGCCACCTGGGGCTCCCTCATCGTCCACGAACTGATCTATTTCCTGTTCTGTCTACCTGGATTTATCTTTCAATTCCTCCCTTTCATGCAGAAGTATAAGATCCAACCA GATAAACCAGAGACATGGGAGAAACAGTGGAAGTGCTTTAAGATGCTGCTGTTTAATCACTTCTGTATCCAGCTACCGCTCATCTGCGGGACGTATTACTTTACTGAGTTCTTCAGCATTCCTTATGACTGGGACTCCATGCCTCGCTG GCCCTTTATATTGGCCCAGTGTTTTGGTTGTGCAGTTATTGAAGACACGTGGCATTACTTCCTCCACCGAGCCCTACATCATCGCAGAATCTACAAATACATTCATAAAGTCCATCATGACTTCACT GCTCCATTTGGCATGCAGGCAGAATATGCCCACCCTGCTGAGACTCTGATTCTGGGCGCTGGATTCTTCATCGGCATCATGGTCTTCTGCAATCATATGGTTTTGCTCTGGGCTTGGGTCGCTTTCCGGCTTCTTGAAACCATTGATGTTCACAG TGGTTATGACATTCCTCTGAACCCCTTACATTTGATTCCATTCTATGCTGGAGCTCGTTTCCATGACTTCCACCACATGAATTTTGTGGGCAACTATGGATCTACGTTCACCTGGTGGGACAGACTTTTCAACACTGACTCCCAGTATAAGAAACATTACTCGCTTCATAAAGCTGTGAAGAGCGACTGA